In one Alphaproteobacteria bacterium SS10 genomic region, the following are encoded:
- a CDS encoding thiamine diphosphokinase codes for MASNDQITTLVGGGPVDPAVLKEAVSLSGQIVGVDGGTAHLHTAGITPNTILGDMDSVPPDLMWPGTPPKEITLTDQDTTDFEKALKHFGAGIYLAVGFTGGRSDHYLAVLDVMLRYPEHHVTLMDEFSISTIVPVGDTQIDLPTGTQISLMPLVPTDCLTSAGLRWPINGWSMAMGKAVSISNEVSQSPITLSFSDRAVLAQAPAKLGPSWSMTLARTN; via the coding sequence ATGGCGTCTAATGATCAGATAACCACTCTTGTTGGCGGTGGGCCAGTTGACCCTGCTGTCCTCAAAGAGGCTGTATCCTTGTCTGGACAGATTGTTGGGGTAGATGGTGGCACCGCTCATCTTCATACAGCCGGCATCACGCCAAACACCATTCTTGGTGATATGGATTCCGTTCCCCCAGACCTTATGTGGCCTGGCACACCCCCTAAGGAAATCACCTTAACTGACCAGGACACAACAGATTTTGAGAAGGCGCTGAAACACTTTGGCGCTGGTATCTATCTGGCCGTTGGCTTCACCGGCGGGCGTTCAGATCACTATCTGGCGGTTCTTGATGTGATGCTTAGATATCCAGAACATCACGTCACATTAATGGATGAGTTCAGCATCAGCACGATTGTGCCCGTTGGAGATACCCAGATCGATCTGCCAACCGGTACGCAGATATCATTAATGCCTTTGGTGCCGACAGACTGTTTAACCTCAGCTGGTCTCAGATGGCCGATTAACGGATGGTCAATGGCCATGGGCAAGGCGGTAAGCATCTCAAACGAGGTTTCGCAAAGCCCTATAACCCTTAGTTTCTCAGACCGAGCTGTACTGGCTCAAGCACCGGCTAAGCTGGGGCCGTCCTGGTCGATGACATTGGCTAGAACAAACTAG
- a CDS encoding MBL fold metallo-hydrolase, with product MLRVTVLGCGGSTGVPVIGNDWGDCDPNDPRNARTRASLLIEGAGTSILIDTSPDIRTQLLREEIGRFDAILFTHHHADHTNGLDDLRPVSWRNRGPVPMYASAETLEDMGKRFPYIFAEQSGAAGKLYKPFVTVNELAPSQQIGGLQVQAFEQDHHTCTSMGFRIGSFAYSTDVARLDEAAFAALEGLDTWIVDCTRREPHPSHAHMDQTLEWIEQVKPKRAILTHMNFTMNFADIDAETPAHVQPAYDGLSIDVPL from the coding sequence ATGCTTAGGGTCACCGTTTTGGGCTGTGGTGGCTCAACCGGTGTGCCGGTCATTGGCAATGATTGGGGTGATTGCGATCCCAATGATCCCCGAAATGCCCGTACCCGTGCGTCCCTCCTAATTGAGGGGGCCGGGACTAGCATTCTCATTGATACCTCGCCAGACATCCGAACCCAGCTTCTGAGAGAGGAGATCGGGCGGTTTGATGCGATCCTGTTTACCCATCATCACGCCGATCATACCAATGGTCTTGACGATCTAAGGCCGGTTTCCTGGCGGAACCGAGGGCCGGTGCCCATGTATGCCTCGGCTGAGACGCTTGAGGATATGGGTAAGCGCTTTCCCTATATTTTTGCTGAGCAGTCTGGCGCTGCTGGAAAGCTCTATAAGCCGTTTGTTACCGTGAACGAACTGGCACCAAGCCAACAAATCGGTGGCCTTCAGGTGCAAGCATTTGAGCAGGATCACCACACCTGCACCTCTATGGGCTTCCGGATCGGTAGCTTTGCGTATTCAACCGACGTTGCCAGGCTAGATGAGGCTGCTTTTGCCGCGCTTGAGGGGCTTGATACTTGGATTGTGGACTGCACGCGGCGAGAACCGCACCCATCCCACGCCCATATGGACCAGACCCTAGAGTGGATTGAGCAGGTGAAGCCTAAGCGGGCGATCCTGACCCATATGAACTTCACCATGAACTTCGCCGATATTGATGCGGAAACACCAGCCCATGTGCAGCCAGCCTATGATGGCCTTAGCATTGATGTGCCGCTTTAG
- a CDS encoding NAD(P)-dependent oxidoreductase yields the protein MGGKNVAFVGLGVMGHPMAGYLTKAGHNVAVYNRTTAKAEAWAKEYGGRAAMTPKEAAEGAEIVFTCVGNDDDVRSVVHGENGVLAGLASGGLLVDHTTASAGLARELDEVAKGQGVGFLDAPVSGGQAGAENGVLTVMVGGTDADFGRGEPVMDAYSRNVTHIGPAGHGQMAKMCNQMCIAGILQGLSEAINFGQRAGIDMNKVIETISKGAAQSWQMENRAETMIQGEFDFGFAVDWMRKDLAICLEEADRVGARVPVTALVDQFYAHVQARQGGRWDTSSLIQLLAND from the coding sequence ATGGGCGGAAAGAATGTCGCTTTCGTCGGCTTGGGCGTTATGGGCCATCCAATGGCCGGTTACCTGACCAAAGCCGGACACAATGTGGCGGTTTATAACCGCACGACTGCTAAAGCTGAGGCCTGGGCCAAGGAGTATGGTGGCCGTGCTGCCATGACGCCTAAAGAGGCCGCTGAAGGCGCTGAGATCGTGTTCACCTGTGTGGGTAATGACGATGACGTGCGATCCGTCGTTCATGGTGAGAACGGTGTCCTGGCCGGCTTAGCATCGGGCGGCTTGCTGGTTGATCACACCACCGCATCAGCAGGGCTCGCCCGCGAGTTGGACGAAGTCGCCAAGGGGCAGGGGGTTGGCTTCCTTGATGCGCCGGTTTCAGGTGGCCAAGCAGGCGCCGAAAACGGTGTCCTGACAGTCATGGTTGGCGGTACGGATGCTGACTTTGGCCGTGGAGAGCCGGTGATGGATGCCTATTCCCGCAACGTCACCCATATTGGCCCGGCCGGGCACGGCCAAATGGCTAAGATGTGCAACCAGATGTGTATCGCAGGCATCCTCCAAGGCCTGTCAGAGGCTATCAATTTCGGCCAGCGTGCCGGCATTGATATGAACAAGGTCATCGAGACGATCTCGAAAGGCGCAGCGCAGTCCTGGCAAATGGAAAACCGCGCGGAGACCATGATCCAGGGTGAGTTTGATTTCGGCTTCGCCGTTGACTGGATGCGCAAGGACCTTGCCATCTGCCTTGAAGAGGCCGATCGGGTTGGCGCCCGTGTGCCGGTGACGGCACTGGTGGACCAATTCTATGCCCATGTTCAGGCACGGCAGGGTGGTCGCTGGGACACCAGCAGCCTTATCCAGCTGCTCGCCAATGACTAA
- the mazG gene encoding nucleoside triphosphate pyrophosphohydrolase, which translates to MKAANTDQLRPIDDLLEIMRRLRAPGGCPWDREQDFASIAPYTIEEAYEVADAIARDNMGDLQDELGDLLLQVVFHAQIADEKSSFNFNDVAVHIAEKMRRRHPHVFGNVDADNPSAVKDVWETEKERERAAKNDTSVLDGVALNLPALLRAQKISKRAARAGFDWDNVSQIFDKLLEEKQELEEVIEDGADQAALEEELGDMLFVMVNLARRLDIEAETALRNATVKFERRFRSIEQQLADQGQPLGQADMNAMQAAWEVAKQAEKNG; encoded by the coding sequence ATGAAGGCCGCAAATACGGATCAGCTTCGGCCAATCGATGATCTACTTGAGATTATGCGTCGCCTACGGGCGCCTGGCGGTTGCCCATGGGACCGGGAGCAGGATTTCGCCTCTATCGCCCCTTATACGATCGAAGAAGCCTATGAGGTCGCTGACGCGATTGCGCGGGACAATATGGGCGACCTGCAGGATGAGCTGGGCGACCTACTTCTCCAGGTAGTCTTTCACGCACAAATAGCGGATGAGAAATCATCTTTTAATTTCAATGATGTAGCAGTGCATATTGCAGAAAAGATGCGGCGCCGCCATCCCCATGTTTTTGGCAATGTCGATGCGGACAATCCGTCTGCGGTCAAAGATGTCTGGGAGACCGAGAAGGAACGTGAGCGGGCGGCTAAGAATGACACCAGTGTCCTCGACGGCGTTGCCTTGAACCTTCCTGCTCTATTACGTGCCCAGAAGATTTCAAAGCGGGCCGCCCGAGCCGGGTTTGATTGGGACAACGTCTCACAGATCTTCGATAAGCTGTTGGAAGAAAAGCAGGAACTGGAAGAGGTAATCGAAGATGGTGCGGATCAGGCGGCATTAGAGGAAGAGCTGGGCGACATGTTGTTCGTTATGGTGAACCTCGCCCGCCGTCTGGATATCGAGGCTGAAACCGCACTCCGCAACGCGACAGTGAAGTTTGAGCGCCGGTTCCGGTCGATAGAACAGCAGCTGGCCGATCAGGGCCAGCCGCTGGGTCAGGCTGATATGAATGCCATGCAGGCTGCCTGGGAAGTAGCCAAACAGGCTGAGAAGAATGGCTAA
- the recQ gene encoding DNA helicase RecQ — MDAATQALKEVFGFDGFRPGQADIVSALMSGGDVFAVMPTGGGKSLCYQLPSIARPGLTVVISPLVALMRDQVAALQSAGVAAAALSSGNTDEENWQARQALEEGALKLIYLAPERLGSASGLLRRAGVTMIAVDEAHCVSQWGHDFRPDYLRISELRDSLGEGGDQPVQMAAFTATADPATQQEIIDRLFKGEPKTFIQGFDRPNLSLAFEPKNQPRDQLLKFIKERKGLSGIVYAGTRSKTEVLAKALNDQGIPAIAYHAGLDPHLRRELQDRFQREDGLVTCGTIAFGMGIDKPDIRFVVHADLPKTIEGYYQEIGRAGRDGAPADTLTLYGIDDIKLRRMQIDEGAGSAEHKRFEHQRFNALMALAEAPTCRRQALLRYFGEVLPEPCGNCDICLNPPQMIDGTEVAQKALSAMYRTDQRFGVEYLIKILLGDADERIRSNKHDELQVFGLGTELTKDQWRQVFRQLLALGFARISRERQGGWMIEDAARPVLRGEQSVQFRADAMAKRKTSSTGRGSAKALLDEDDEPLLSALKVVRRRLAEAQNVPAYVIFADRTLLDMVRIKPQTLDDLTLCHGVGAKKLERYGAEFLAALKGDEIAVQEHPRRIKAAAAGEGALFDALMDAQRELQYGDDGTGKPMTCTQAVIARIIQRRPDSLEALAAVSGVGEAKADRFGDRFLTILREYL, encoded by the coding sequence ATGGACGCTGCAACCCAAGCCCTTAAAGAGGTTTTTGGCTTTGACGGCTTTCGGCCTGGGCAGGCTGATATCGTTTCAGCCCTGATGTCTGGCGGCGATGTTTTCGCTGTCATGCCAACGGGCGGTGGTAAGTCACTCTGTTATCAGCTGCCCTCCATTGCCCGCCCAGGCCTCACCGTTGTTATTTCCCCCCTAGTTGCGTTGATGCGAGACCAGGTGGCGGCCCTGCAGTCCGCCGGTGTAGCGGCGGCAGCCCTGTCGTCGGGCAATACGGATGAAGAGAACTGGCAGGCGCGTCAGGCCTTGGAAGAGGGTGCGCTTAAGCTGATCTATCTAGCCCCAGAACGTTTGGGCAGTGCGTCTGGTCTCCTAAGGCGTGCCGGTGTCACCATGATCGCGGTTGATGAGGCCCATTGTGTTAGCCAATGGGGCCATGATTTCCGCCCTGACTACCTCCGCATCAGTGAACTTCGCGATAGCTTGGGCGAGGGCGGTGATCAACCAGTCCAGATGGCGGCATTTACCGCCACCGCCGACCCGGCAACCCAACAAGAGATCATTGATCGTCTGTTTAAAGGTGAGCCGAAGACCTTTATCCAGGGCTTTGATCGGCCAAACCTTTCCTTAGCCTTTGAGCCAAAGAACCAGCCCCGTGATCAGCTTCTCAAGTTCATTAAGGAACGCAAGGGCTTATCCGGCATTGTGTATGCCGGTACTAGAAGCAAGACAGAGGTTCTAGCCAAGGCGCTGAATGATCAGGGAATTCCGGCGATTGCTTATCATGCGGGCCTAGATCCACATCTGCGGCGGGAGCTGCAGGATCGGTTTCAGCGAGAAGATGGGTTGGTGACCTGCGGCACCATTGCCTTTGGGATGGGCATCGATAAGCCTGATATTCGGTTTGTCGTCCATGCCGACCTGCCCAAGACCATTGAGGGCTATTATCAAGAGATTGGGCGTGCCGGCCGTGATGGTGCGCCAGCGGACACCCTGACCCTCTACGGCATCGACGATATCAAGCTGCGCCGCATGCAAATTGATGAGGGCGCGGGCAGTGCTGAGCATAAACGCTTTGAGCATCAGCGGTTTAACGCCCTGATGGCGTTAGCGGAGGCACCGACATGCCGCCGTCAGGCGCTATTACGATACTTTGGTGAGGTTCTGCCCGAACCTTGCGGCAACTGCGATATCTGCCTTAACCCACCACAGATGATTGACGGTACAGAGGTGGCGCAGAAGGCTCTTTCCGCCATGTATCGGACCGATCAACGCTTCGGTGTTGAGTACCTGATCAAGATTTTGCTAGGCGATGCCGATGAACGCATTCGTTCCAATAAACATGATGAATTACAGGTGTTTGGCCTAGGTACTGAATTAACCAAGGACCAATGGCGTCAGGTGTTCAGGCAGTTATTAGCGCTGGGGTTTGCACGGATCAGCCGCGAACGCCAAGGTGGCTGGATGATTGAGGATGCAGCGCGCCCAGTCTTGCGCGGTGAGCAATCTGTTCAGTTTCGCGCAGATGCCATGGCGAAGCGCAAAACCAGCAGCACAGGCCGCGGTAGCGCTAAAGCGCTGTTGGATGAAGATGATGAACCGTTGTTAAGCGCCTTAAAGGTTGTCCGCCGACGGTTAGCAGAAGCGCAGAACGTGCCAGCCTATGTCATTTTTGCGGATCGAACGCTCTTGGACATGGTTCGTATCAAGCCACAGACGCTAGATGATCTGACGCTCTGCCATGGCGTGGGCGCTAAGAAGCTTGAGCGATACGGCGCTGAGTTTCTGGCCGCACTTAAAGGCGATGAGATTGCGGTTCAGGAACATCCAAGACGGATTAAGGCTGCAGCGGCTGGCGAGGGTGCGTTGTTTGATGCGTTGATGGATGCGCAGCGAGAGCTGCAATACGGCGATGACGGAACTGGAAAGCCGATGACATGTACCCAAGCCGTGATCGCCAGGATCATTCAACGACGGCCGGATAGCCTAGAGGCGTTAGCGGCAGTATCTGGCGTAGGGGAAGCCAAGGCGGATCGGTTCGGGGATCGATTTTTGACGATCTTAAGAGAATACTTGTAG
- a CDS encoding DNA polymerase III subunit delta', with protein MADDELPWAPPAAQPELYGHXSAIAALSSAVSAGRLHHAWMITGPAGVGKATLAYRFARYLLAGQRDEQDQTLAVPMEDLAVQRVIAGSHGDLLTVERGFNEKTGKARTELPVEQVRKIAPFLQSTASEGGWRIVILDDADTMNRSSQNALLKVLEEPPAKALLLLISAHPERLLATIRSRCRQLPLEPLGADALTDAVSKLSNGEIDSGTTERLASLAGYAPGQVLKLWQAEVPAMLEDFEAALAPEASDIRQRLATNLGQDPSRWAYFEAIAKGWLHNAAQTQARANGALDPLFALWDKTGQSLSNAEIRSLDRRLAALVLLETLSGHAASVG; from the coding sequence ATGGCTGATGACGAACTACCCTGGGCGCCGCCAGCCGCACAGCCAGAGTTGTATGGTCATGANAGTGCGATTGCAGCCTTGAGCAGCGCGGTTAGTGCCGGACGCCTGCACCATGCCTGGATGATTACTGGGCCTGCCGGTGTTGGTAAGGCGACGCTGGCATATCGTTTTGCCCGGTATCTCTTGGCCGGACAGCGGGATGAGCAAGACCAGACCCTAGCGGTTCCGATGGAAGACCTGGCGGTCCAGCGCGTTATCGCTGGTAGCCACGGCGATTTGCTGACGGTTGAGCGTGGCTTTAACGAGAAGACCGGTAAGGCACGGACAGAGCTTCCGGTTGAGCAGGTAAGGAAGATCGCACCGTTTCTGCAGTCTACTGCTTCCGAGGGCGGCTGGCGGATTGTCATCTTGGACGATGCGGACACAATGAACCGCTCTTCCCAGAACGCACTTCTGAAAGTTTTGGAAGAACCGCCCGCTAAAGCGCTGTTATTGCTAATCTCTGCGCATCCAGAGCGGCTGTTGGCCACAATCCGTTCCCGCTGTCGCCAGCTGCCCCTGGAGCCCTTAGGGGCTGACGCTCTAACCGACGCAGTCTCAAAGCTCAGCAACGGCGAGATCGACAGCGGCACGACAGAGCGTCTTGCATCCTTGGCGGGTTACGCCCCAGGCCAAGTGCTCAAGCTATGGCAGGCAGAGGTGCCGGCGATGCTGGAGGACTTTGAGGCAGCATTGGCGCCCGAGGCCAGCGATATCCGACAACGTCTGGCCACCAATCTGGGCCAAGACCCATCCCGATGGGCCTATTTCGAGGCGATTGCAAAAGGCTGGCTGCACAATGCCGCCCAAACCCAGGCTCGCGCCAATGGCGCGCTTGATCCGCTCTTTGCCTTATGGGACAAGACCGGCCAATCCTTGAGCAACGCTGAGATCCGCAGCTTGGATCGCCGCTTGGCGGCTTTAGTACTGCTCGAGACCCTCTCTGGTCATGCCGCCTCCGTCGGTTAA
- a CDS encoding D-alanyl-D-alanine carboxypeptidase: MPISIVLNGFLAVLLSLVSLSAASAQAIETKAREAIIVDLGSGRVLLDKNADQRMPTASMSKLGTMYMVFEAVDEGRLSLEQTLPVSEKAWRKGGSKMFVEVGSMVAVQDLMRGVIIQSGNDATIVLAEGLAGTEDAFADAMTRRLREIGLENTQFQNASGWPDPEHYSTARDLSKLAIELIERFPQFYPIYSERDFTFSGIKQGNRNPLLYRNIGADGLKTGHTSEAGYGLVASAERDNRRLVMVVNGLESVQDRADESAKLIEWAFANYDVYDLFGANPDATVHDLPVWLGESPTVGLKLAEPVTLALNREERRNLNMRFELESPITAPVSAGQQVGALLIDAPDGTRSIPLLAQSDVPKLGFSGRVEAALTHILFGSSAQ; the protein is encoded by the coding sequence ATGCCGATTTCCATTGTCCTCAATGGGTTCCTTGCCGTCCTTCTAAGCCTGGTTTCACTGAGCGCTGCGTCAGCGCAGGCGATTGAGACCAAAGCCCGTGAAGCCATCATCGTTGATTTAGGCTCTGGTCGGGTGCTGCTCGACAAAAATGCTGATCAGCGCATGCCGACGGCGTCGATGAGCAAGCTCGGCACCATGTATATGGTTTTTGAGGCTGTTGATGAGGGGCGGCTGTCACTAGAGCAAACCCTGCCGGTGAGTGAGAAGGCCTGGCGCAAGGGTGGTTCTAAGATGTTTGTTGAGGTCGGCAGCATGGTCGCAGTCCAAGACCTCATGCGCGGCGTGATCATCCAATCGGGCAATGACGCCACCATCGTGCTGGCGGAAGGCTTGGCTGGTACCGAGGATGCCTTCGCCGATGCCATGACCCGACGGTTGCGTGAGATTGGTTTGGAAAACACCCAGTTTCAAAACGCCAGCGGTTGGCCGGACCCCGAGCATTACTCAACCGCCCGTGATCTATCAAAACTGGCGATCGAGCTGATCGAACGCTTTCCCCAGTTCTACCCCATCTACTCTGAGCGGGATTTCACCTTCAGTGGGATTAAGCAGGGTAATCGCAACCCGCTGCTGTATCGAAACATTGGTGCCGATGGTCTGAAGACCGGCCATACCAGCGAAGCGGGCTACGGACTGGTCGCATCAGCCGAGCGGGATAACCGCCGCCTTGTCATGGTCGTCAACGGCCTGGAGAGTGTTCAGGACCGCGCGGATGAGAGTGCTAAGCTGATTGAGTGGGCTTTTGCCAATTACGACGTTTACGACCTATTTGGTGCCAATCCTGATGCAACGGTTCATGACTTACCGGTCTGGCTGGGTGAAAGCCCAACTGTTGGCCTAAAGCTGGCGGAACCAGTAACCCTCGCGCTGAACCGTGAGGAACGTCGCAACCTCAATATGCGCTTTGAGTTGGAATCCCCAATTACCGCGCCGGTTAGTGCCGGGCAGCAGGTGGGCGCTTTGCTGATCGATGCTCCGGATGGCACGCGCTCCATTCCATTGCTTGCGCAGTCCGATGTGCCAAAACTGGGTTTCTCTGGCCGTGTTGAGGCCGCATTGACCCACATCCTGTTTGGGAGCAGCGCCCAATGA
- the tmk gene encoding dTMP kinase — MGEGLFITFEGADGAGKTTQIKHLAAYLEGQGKTVVVTREPGGVPNGEAVRELLLSNPTQPWSSLTEAFLIAAARAEHVRKLIQPSLNEGKVVICDRYSDSTLAYQGYGRGVPLATLHELVNMAEQGARPDLTIILDIDIAAAAGRVGSRGEAKTVFETTDNDFRTRVRNGFLDLAAGDPNRCRVVDADREEATIAEEVEGLVKQFMDSRAGAVSHG, encoded by the coding sequence ATGGGTGAGGGGCTCTTCATCACGTTTGAAGGTGCCGACGGTGCCGGAAAAACAACTCAAATCAAACATTTGGCAGCCTACCTTGAGGGGCAGGGAAAGACCGTTGTGGTTACCCGCGAGCCTGGCGGTGTGCCGAATGGGGAAGCGGTGCGTGAGCTGTTGCTATCAAACCCCACACAGCCCTGGTCATCCCTAACAGAGGCGTTTCTGATCGCAGCGGCCCGCGCCGAACATGTGCGCAAGCTGATCCAACCGAGCCTCAATGAGGGTAAGGTTGTCATCTGTGATCGCTATTCTGATTCCACACTGGCCTATCAGGGATATGGCCGTGGCGTGCCGCTTGCCACCCTTCACGAGCTGGTCAATATGGCTGAGCAGGGCGCTAGGCCTGATCTGACCATCATCCTCGATATTGATATCGCCGCCGCCGCCGGTCGGGTTGGATCCCGGGGTGAGGCAAAGACGGTCTTCGAGACCACCGACAATGATTTCAGAACTCGGGTGCGCAATGGTTTTCTTGATCTAGCGGCCGGTGATCCCAATCGCTGCCGGGTGGTGGATGCCGACCGGGAAGAGGCGACCATCGCGGAGGAGGTTGAGGGGCTGGTGAAACAGTTCATGGATAGCCGTGCGGGAGCGGTAAGCCATGGCTGA
- the metG gene encoding methionine--tRNA ligase: MKPNYYITTPIYYVNDSPHIGHAYTTLACDVLARFKRLDGYEVKFLTGTDEHGQKVQKSAEAAGIAPQAFTDKVSQNFRDLTGLLNFSNDDFIRTTEERHRKACQALWQKLVEQGDIYLGSYAGWYAVRDEAFYQEDELTDGPDGTKIAPSGAACEWVEEASYFFKLSAWQDRLLKFYEDNPDFIMPTARRNEVLSFVKGGLKDLSVSRTTFDWGVPVPGDDDHIMYVWLDALTNYITAIGYPDTESNDYSKLWPANLHMVGKDILRFHAVYWPAFLMAAELAPPQRVFAHGWWTIEGQKMSKSLGNVVAPAELVETYGLDQTRYFLLREVPFGNDGDFSRRAMFARANGELANDIGNLAQRVLSMIHKNCDGQVPEPGTFDAADQTLLGAADAMLGTVRDHLDAQAFHKALEAIWQVVGDANRYVDDQAPWGLKKTDPERMKTVLYTLAETIRSLFIMCQPFMPDSSAKLLMQLGYSDGAVEFDALGEGGRLKPGTPIDKPQPIFPRLEQPEEGAAGA, encoded by the coding sequence ATGAAACCAAATTACTACATCACGACGCCGATCTACTATGTGAATGATAGCCCGCATATTGGCCACGCATACACGACCCTGGCCTGTGATGTGCTGGCGCGGTTTAAGCGTCTCGATGGTTATGAAGTGAAGTTCCTAACCGGGACCGATGAACACGGTCAGAAGGTGCAGAAATCTGCAGAGGCCGCCGGTATCGCACCGCAAGCCTTCACCGATAAAGTCAGCCAGAACTTCCGTGATCTAACCGGGCTTCTGAACTTCTCCAATGATGACTTCATCCGCACGACCGAAGAGCGGCATCGCAAGGCGTGTCAGGCACTGTGGCAAAAGCTGGTGGAGCAGGGGGATATCTACCTTGGCTCCTATGCCGGGTGGTACGCGGTTCGGGATGAGGCGTTCTATCAAGAAGATGAGCTGACGGATGGGCCCGACGGCACCAAGATTGCGCCCTCAGGCGCGGCTTGTGAATGGGTTGAGGAGGCGAGTTACTTCTTCAAGCTGTCCGCTTGGCAGGATCGGCTGCTCAAATTCTACGAGGACAACCCTGACTTCATCATGCCAACCGCCCGCAGGAACGAGGTTCTGAGCTTCGTTAAGGGGGGGCTCAAAGACCTGTCGGTGTCTCGCACCACCTTTGATTGGGGTGTGCCGGTGCCCGGCGATGATGATCACATCATGTATGTATGGCTGGATGCCCTGACCAATTACATCACGGCCATCGGCTATCCGGACACGGAAAGCAACGATTATTCAAAGCTTTGGCCTGCTAACCTGCATATGGTTGGCAAGGACATTCTGCGCTTCCACGCGGTCTATTGGCCGGCCTTCCTGATGGCGGCCGAGTTGGCGCCACCCCAACGGGTTTTTGCCCATGGCTGGTGGACCATTGAAGGCCAGAAGATGTCCAAATCCCTGGGCAATGTGGTTGCGCCAGCGGAGTTGGTTGAAACCTATGGCCTGGACCAGACCCGCTACTTCCTCCTGCGTGAGGTGCCATTTGGGAATGATGGCGATTTCTCACGTCGTGCCATGTTTGCCCGAGCTAACGGTGAATTAGCCAATGACATAGGCAACTTAGCGCAGCGTGTTCTGTCCATGATCCATAAGAACTGCGATGGGCAAGTGCCTGAGCCTGGTACCTTCGACGCCGCCGACCAAACCCTACTGGGTGCGGCTGATGCGATGCTTGGTACGGTACGGGATCATTTGGACGCACAGGCGTTCCATAAAGCGCTGGAGGCGATTTGGCAGGTGGTTGGTGACGCCAACCGCTATGTTGATGATCAAGCCCCATGGGGCTTGAAGAAAACCGACCCTGAGCGGATGAAGACGGTGCTTTACACCCTGGCAGAGACGATCCGAAGCCTCTTCATCATGTGCCAGCCTTTCATGCCTGATTCTTCCGCGAAGCTATTGATGCAGCTGGGTTATAGCGATGGCGCGGTAGAGTTTGATGCCTTGGGTGAGGGGGGTCGTTTGAAGCCCGGCACACCAATCGATAAACCGCAGCCAATCTTCCCACGGCTGGAGCAGCCTGAAGAAGGGGCGGCAGGGGCCTAA
- a CDS encoding TatD family hydrolase: MLIDSHCHLDFPDFETDGLGTVLDRAREAGVGHFLTISTRLTTVEKLAAIAAAHDDVSQTIGIHPHHVAEQGVPTVERLVELAQGPDVIGIGESGLDYYYDKSPRDQQAESFRAHCKACVEADLPLVVHARDADEDVATILKEESQGGKLRGILHCFSSGRGLAEAGLDLGFYISFSGILTFKRSEELRDLAADIPKDRLLVETDAPYLAPTPYRGKRNEPAYVVETAKVLATVMAMEPEDLARQTTENFKRLFRLDGAAA; this comes from the coding sequence ATGTTGATCGATAGTCACTGCCATCTCGACTTCCCCGATTTCGAGACAGATGGGCTGGGCACCGTACTAGATCGTGCGCGTGAGGCCGGGGTTGGGCATTTCCTGACCATCTCAACCCGTCTTACGACCGTTGAGAAGCTGGCCGCCATAGCCGCCGCCCATGACGATGTCTCACAGACAATCGGCATTCACCCCCATCATGTCGCGGAGCAGGGGGTACCAACGGTTGAGCGGCTGGTTGAGCTAGCCCAGGGCCCTGACGTCATCGGTATCGGCGAGAGTGGTCTCGACTATTACTACGATAAGAGCCCGAGAGATCAGCAGGCTGAAAGCTTCCGCGCCCATTGCAAAGCCTGCGTGGAGGCTGATCTGCCCTTAGTCGTCCATGCCCGGGACGCAGATGAGGATGTGGCGACAATCCTGAAAGAAGAGAGCCAGGGCGGCAAGTTACGCGGAATTCTTCATTGCTTCTCGAGTGGGCGTGGCCTGGCGGAGGCCGGACTAGATCTCGGCTTTTACATCTCATTCTCTGGCATCTTGACCTTCAAACGCTCTGAAGAGCTTCGCGATCTCGCGGCTGACATCCCAAAGGATCGGTTATTGGTTGAAACCGATGCACCCTACCTGGCGCCAACACCCTATCGCGGCAAACGTAATGAGCCCGCCTATGTTGTTGAAACTGCAAAGGTTTTGGCCACCGTCATGGCGATGGAGCCAGAAGATCTAGCAAGGCAGACGACTGAGAACTTCAAACGGCTGTTCCGGCTGGACGGGGCCGCAGCATGA